From Brucella anthropi ATCC 49188:
ACATCACTTTCGCTGGGCTTTGCGCTCGGACCGTGGTTGTTCTCGAAAATCGGGAGCACGGGCGGACTGCCTTTCTATGTCGGCTTCGTCATCATCCTGATCGCCCTCATACCGGTTGCATTCGCATGGCGCGACAGTCCCGATTTCGAAGAAGGCGAACACGTACCGTTCCTACCCTTCATCTTTGCCGTTCCGACTGCAACCATGGCTGTCTTTGTTTTCGGCGCTGTGGAAACGGGCGGCTTTGCCCTCTTTCCAGTCTTCGGAGCGCGTATCGGTTATCCGGAAGCAGACGCAGCACTTCTGCTTACGATGATCGGCCTCGGCAATGTGTTGATGCAGATTCCATTAGGCCTTGTCAGCGATCGCATTTCGGATCGCCGCAAACTTCTGCTCTTCTGCGCCACGACGGGCCTGATCGGTATGATCGCCCTGCCCTATCTCATGCAGCACTGGTATCTCATGGCAGCCATTCTGTTCCTGTGGGGTGGTGTAGTGGCTGGTCTCTATACGATCGGCCTCGCGCATCTCGGCTCCGAGCTGACGGGACGTGAGCTGGCATCCGCCAATGCCGCTTTCGTGTTCTGTTATGCCATCGGCATGCTTGCAGGACCGCAAGCCGTTGGTGTCGGTATGGACATGCTGGGACCAAAAGGATTCCCCATGACTCTCGGTGTGTTTTTTGCCGCATATGCACTCTTTGCAGCAGGAAGGCTGCTTTTGAGGAAGAAGCGGGCTTGACTTTTCGCCGCCAATACGTAGTGTCGCGCCAAATTTCCGCTGCCGGATGAGATTACCGGAATCGCTGGAGGTTTCCATCCATTGAGCATGATCCCGAGAATTGGGAACCGATTTTCGGCAAGATCATGCTCCGGCAAAGATACAGAGCAGGTAATTCGATATGGCCAAGGCTACGACGATCAAGATCAAGCTTTTGTCGACCGCTGACACCGGCTTCTTCTACGTAACGAAGAAGAACAGCCGCACGATGACGGAAAAGATGACAAAGACCAAGTACGACCCGATTGCGCGCAAGCACGTCGAGTTCAAGGAAACGAAGATCAAGTAATTCGTTTTCGGTCGTCATCGACAAGATGATTGAAATAAAAAGCCGTCTCTTTCGAGACGGCTTTTTTGTTTCCAGCTTCGTGGATTCTTCAGGCTGCCGAAGAGACAATGCGGTTGCGACCACCTTTCTTTGCCTGATAGAGCGCAGCATCTGTCCTCGAGAAAAGAGCGTCAGCGCTATCCCCCATCAGCCTCAGCCCTGCAACACCCATACTGATGGTCAAGTTGACCTTGTGTTTGCCGTTGGCAACCGCAAAGGGCGTGTCTGACACAGCAATCCGGATTCGCTCGGCAACAGCCTTCGCAGCCTCCACATCGCTATCCGGCAGAACGACGACAAACTCCTCCCCGCCGTAGCGACACATGAGATCCATCCCACGAATATTCTTGCGCAGGCGCGTCGCAAATTCGCGAAGAACATCGTCACCAGCATCATGCCCGTACTGGTCGTTGATCCGTTTGAAGTGATCGAAGTCGAGCATGATGACTGACAATGGCCGCTCGCGCCCCATGGCGCGGGTCAGCAGGACAGGCATATGTGTATCGAGATAGCGGCGGTTGTGCAGCCCTGTGAGACTATCCGTCACCGCCATGGTGATCGTACGGTTCAGGCTCTGCCGCAGTAAATCGTTATAACACTTCCGTTTGATCTGGGTTCGCAAGCGCGCAAACAGCTCCAGCTTCTCAAGCGGACGCATCAGATAGTCATTTACGCCAAGCTCCAGCGCACGCACCACGAGCGCGCCCTCATCTTCCCGAACAACGAGAATGATCGGCACCAGCCTTGTGCGTTCAATGGTTCGCAACTGCGAACAAAGGCGCAGCGGATCGTAATAAGTGAAGTTGGCTGAAACAACGATACTGTCGTAATCCGTATCTATCGCCCGGATCAAAGCCGTGTTGGCATCGCTGGCCACATCGACACGATAGGTCTCTCCAAGAATGAGACGAAGGCGTGCAGCCGCCAGTTCGTCCTCATCAACTATGAGAATGCGGGCGACCTCATCCTTATCGGCATAATTCCCGCCCATCTTGCTTGCCAGCAGCGTTTCCACTTCAGCGTCCGCAACCGTGCCCGTTCGCTGGAAAAGCTCATCAGAGACCAGTTTCAGCCGCGCCAGGCTCTTCACACGCGACAATAACTGAAGATCGCTGACGGGCTTTGACAGAAAGTCGTCGGCGCCAGCTTCAAGGCCGCGAATCTTGTCATCGACACCATCGAGCGACGTCACCATCACAACAGGAATATTGGACGTACGTGGATCATCTTTCAATCGACGACACACTTCAAAACCGTCCATCTCCGGCATCAATATATCTAGAAGAACGACGTCAATCTGGCCGCCCAGACAAAGCTCAATGGCTTCAGGACCGCTATAAGCCGTAATAACCTCATAATATTCGGAGAGGAGCCTTGCCTCGAGGAGCTTTACATTGGAATCCACATCGTCAACGACGAGAATTCGTGCAGTCATGATGCCCCTCGCCCTGATTTCCGCTAAGCGTCGCCCAAATAGGATTTGATTGTCTCTATGAAGCGCGGCACCGATATCGGCTTGGATATATAGGCTTCACAGCCGCCCTGCCGAATACGCTCCTCGTCGCCCTTCATTGCAAAAGCCGTCACGGCAATAACCGGAATGTGCCGCAACTCGTCATCGTCTTTCAGCCATTTTGTGACTTCCAGTCCCGACACCTCGGGAAGCTGTATGTCCATGAGAATCAGATCAGGTCGATGTTCGCGCGCAAGATCGAGCGCCTCAAGCCCGTTTCTCGTCCGGATGGTCTCATATCCGCTGGCTTCGATAAGATCGCGAAACAACTTCATATTGAGTTCGTTGTCTTCGACAATCATCACGCTTTTCGGCATCGAAAATTCCTTGGTCTTATTCCCTGCAGCAACCCGGCATTTGCTCGATTTTCTTATCCGCCAGAGAGTCCCCACTTCTTAGACTGCGGGTAGTTTAACCTCATTTCATTGATGAAAGGCAAATAATTCCATTGTTCCTCGACTGAGCGACCGTTACACATTCGGCAAAGCAACAGAAAAAGCGGAGAAACCACATGAAAACGCTGATGAGCCAGGCGGATGCGGAAGCGATCGCCATTGAAGCGTTGGCGTGGTTGGCTCAGGACAAGGACCTGCTGCCTCGCTTCCTCGCCCTGACAGGCATTGAAGCTGCGTCGATCCGGCAGGCAGCACGTGAACCTGGCTTTCTGGCGGGGATATTACAATTTTTTCTGACACATGAGCCGACGCTGCTGCGCTACTGCGAAGAGGCCGGCCGTGATCCGGCAACAATTGAGAAAGCCTTGTCATATCTGCCCGGCGGGCTGAACCAGCACCTTTAGAAAAGACTTCGATCCGCAAATTAAAAGCCCGACACTGCCGGGCTTTTTGCTAACTATTCAGCAGCAGGATTTGCTGCAGAAACCTGGGCTTCATTCGAAACCGACAATACGTTCAACTCGTGCTGCTTGCCATCGCGTGCCGTCCAGGAAATCGACTGGCCGGGTGCAAGGCCGATCAGCGCAGTACCGATAGGCGTGAGAATCGAAATTTTGCCCTGCGCGATATCCGCTTCGCCCGGATATACCAGAGTCACCCGACGCTCCTGCCCGTCATTGGAGCGAAACTCCACAGTAGAGCCCATGTGAATCACATTCTGCGGCAAACGCTTCGCAGGAACGACTTTCGCGCGGTCAAGTTCAACCATCAACTCCTCGGCGATCTCCTCGAGACGTTCCGAAACGTTTGTGGCCAGCCCCATCAGACGTTCATAGTCGATTTCGCTAACAACGATATTGGGCTTCTTGCGATTCTTTCCGCTCATGGCGAGTGCTCACTGCTGTTGAAAGGTAATAAGTCTCCGTGCTGTTTCTGCACGAAGCCGTTCAGATTGATTTTAATGAAAGCGCTTATTTGAAATCCGCTTTTGGACAAGCGGCGTACCGTCCCCCGGAGTTCCCCTGCGCTAGGCAGAACTCGAGGGTAGCTATCCCGTGATCGGATAAACCCGATGAAGTATGGATGCAAAACGGTTGTTCATATTGCTAAACTTGGTGATATTCCCGGCAATGTCAAGTGTAAGACCAACCGGGATGATATATCCCCATGGCACTTCGGCCTTTCGATGCTATAAAAGGATGTTCCTTTTATGTTCATCAGACGGTTCGTCCTCATGGCTGACACCATTGCACCTAACAGTTCGGAAAAAGGTGTATGCCGCGACTGCCTTGCGCCGCAAAAATCGCACACTGGCAGACGATGCCATGCATGCGGCAGCCCTCGCCTTCTCCGTCACAGCGAGCTTTATAAGCTCTCTCTGGCACACATTGATTGCGACGCTTTTTACGCATCAGTTGAAAAGCGGGACAATCCGGAACTGCGGGACAAACCGCTCATCATCGGCGGCGGAAAACGCGGCGTGGTATCGACGGCCTGCTATCTTGCCCGTATTCATGGCGTGCGATCTGCCATGCCCATGTTCAAGGCACTGGAAGCCTGTCCCGACGCCGTCGTCGTTAAGCCAAACATGGAAAAGTATGTTCGCGTCGGTCGTGAAGTGCGGCAAATGATGCGTGACCTGACGCCCCTCGTTGAACCTCTTTCCATCGATGAGGCTTTTCTGGATCTGAGCGGCACGGAACGCTTGCATAAGGCTCCACCCGCAATCGTTCTCGCAAGTTTCGCCAAACGCGTAGAGGATGAGATAGGCATTTCCGCCTCGATCGGACTATCCTATTGCAAGTTTCTGGCCAAGGTTGCATCAGATATCGAAAAGCCGCGCGGTTTTTCCGTTATCGGTGAAGCAGAAGCCCTGACGTTTCTGCGAGACCGATCCGTCAGCACGATCTGGGGAGTAGGCAAGGCTTTCGCAGCCAAACTGGAAAGTGATGGAATCAGGTCGATCGGCCAACTCCAGACGATGGAAGAAGGTGCACTTGTGAAGGCGTATGGCACTATGGGGCAGCGTCTTTACCGTTTGTCACGAGGACAGGACAGCCGCAAGGTCGAGCCGGACCATGATATGAAAAGCGTTTCGGCAGAGACAACCTTCAACAATGACTTGTCGGATGCCAACGATCTCGTTCCTGTTCTTCGGGCGCTCGCCGAAAAGGTCTCGCGGCGACTGAAAGCAAGTGAAATAGCCGGGCGTACTGTCGTTTTGAAGCTGAAAACACACGACTTCAAATCGCGTACGCGCAATCGGCAGCTTTCCGATCCGACCCAGCTCGCGGATAGAATCTTCCGCCACGGATTGCAGCTTCTCGAAAAAGAACTCGATGGTACACGATTTAGATTGCTAGGGATTGGGGTTAGCGAGCTTTCTTCAAGTGATCGCGCCGATCCGCCCGATCTAGTAGACACTCAGGCCACCAAACGCGCCGTCGCCGAAAATGCCATCGACAAGCTGCGAAACAAATTTGGATTGAGTGTTGTCGAAACCGGCTATACCTTCTCCAAGGGCAATCTGGCGCGCCCGCAAATGCCGCCAGATCGAGACGACCAGCATTGAAATTACAAAGCGCGAAGAAACCTTTGTAGAAATCTTCTACATTTGGCTCTAACGGCTTGACGAGACCGATCTGTATCAATATTGGAACGGGCCAAGGCGCTACCAACTGATTTGGCAACTGCCTTACGGAAGGCCTCGTGGCGGAGTGGTTACGCAGAGGACTGCAAATCCTTGCACCCCGGTTCGATTCCGGGCGAGGCCTCCAATATTTCCATATATAAAATCAATAGACTATTGAGATCAGCGTCGAATTCGACATGGCAAGCCTTGTTGCATCATGTTGGAAGTTAATGCCTATAAATTACAAATGGTTACGCAAAAATTGGGCGAACCCGTGTGACATCGAGCGGAACATACTTGGCTCTGTTTGTTGTCGTGAACAAAACAAAAGCTTCGGCAGGTGAAGTCTAAAGAAATTGCAGACATGTTTGGTGGTATTTGTGTTCGTGTAACGCGCAATAAATACGTAATTTGGACGCTTTGTAATTTCGACAGAATTGGCAAGCGCAATCCCGCTATTGCCAGATGAGAAATATTTCAAACACTTCTGAACTCCAACGGCGCAAGAACAAGACTTTGCGGCCACTATTCATATCAGCTGACTAAGAATCACGCCCGTACCGGCACTACAGAGCGCAACAAGCACCAAGAACCTCGGTATCGAAAGTTGCTCGATCCATTCAATCGCTCGTATACGAGGCGCTTCTATGCCTTTCTTATCAAACATTATCCCCTCCCACTATTTTTGTATATTTTTATCATACGGTCAAAATTTGTCACCCGTCACTTTAGTTTAGAACGAGATCAGCTATTTACCGATGTGTAAGAGCACCAAGCACCGCGAGAAAAAATTGAGAAACCATTGAAAAAAATGACGCATGTATTGTATGACTGATTTGATGCATCGGGCGGGACATAAACTATACTTGGCAGGAGAGCCAGCTATGTCACCGAAGCTTAAAGCTGCCCTTGTGGGTGCAGTCATCGCAGTTGTTGTCGGCTTTGCCGCATCGCAAGGACTGATCAGCCAACAGACAGCAGAAGACATAAAAACCAAGACAAATGAGGTCCTTGCAGAAGAACCCGCACCAGTACCTCAACAGCCTGCTCCCGCGCCTGCCGAAGCTACTCAGCCGCAAGAAAACGATACGCCGGCACAATAAGGCTCAAGGCGACTTCAACCCGTTGCTTCCGTCAGCATCGAAACCCGGATCAACCCGTACGAAGCGCCCAAAGAAGCGTCCGGTCAGAACTGTCGGTACAAAGATTGGCTCTGCGGGATAATCGTGGCCACAGTTTGCTTCGCTTGACCGAGGCCATATTATTCAGCGTCCGACCGTCTTCCGCCTGGGTACACAGAACCGCAGCTCAGCAAACGAGATATCCTGTTCAAGTCAACGGCAACAATCTTATCCGCCACGGCATCGGACTTGACCACCTTGGTGTGCGGACCAACGTCTATCAGTGCAGCATGAATGCCACTGCGGAAGCCATCGTTGACACTAACGCCAGAGCATCTCTCCTAGATTCAGCAAAAGCGGGCGATATGGAACCAGAGGTAGGTCACAAGTACGAGGTTGCCAGCAGGTGCTTAGATTACCCCTCAAAATTCGACTTTTATCTCGTATGGCAAGTCCAGTGTAGTGTAAATTTCGTTCGTTTTAGCGCGGAAGAGCTCAATAGAATCGGAGAAGTTATCCGTCCCGCGCCTCCCACAATAGTGAGGCGTTACAAGAACTTTTCCTGGAATCAACGACAGCTGAAACTAAGAGTTACGATGATTTCATACGGCATACTCACCAAACTTGATCATATCAAGTTGGTCTTCTCGACAGATCACCCAACCTTCAGTGACCTCTCGAAGAGATCGTGAACCAACGCTCCCCCACACGAGTGACTGGCCATTCAATTGACCTGCCATTACTGACTATCAATGTTACCTAATGTTTGTAACACGCCGAATTGTTATCGGATCAACTGAACAAACATGTGGGCGCAGACCGCGATTACAAAGACTGCGGCGAAGCCGGATTCGAGACGAAAATACCAAGGCATTGCCACTCTCCAATCATGGTTAACAGACAGCTAACCAACGCGCGAAGAACGATTTGGTTCAAAATGCTTCAGCAAGAATGAATATCGTCACCCGTTAAAGGGCGCATCATAGATTCATCGCTATCTATCCGCTTTGAATTGAGATGATGCCGGCGAGCTCACATGGAGGGATTCTGATCGTTCGCGAAGGTAATGGCCAACCGTACAATGCCTGCGCTCTCAAGCGCTTAGCTACGCCGTCCCGACAAACTCGCTAAATCGTTAGCGTGCCCTTACACCGCAATCAATAGAGTGTCCAAGTAGTTCGGTCACGCACCAAAGTGCACTGCGCCAGAAACTTCGTTTTGAATGCAGTGGAAAATTGAGCAACCTCATGAAATGAAGTGGCTCCCCGGGCCGGATTCGAACCAGCGACCAACCGGTTAACAGAGGGTTGCGATCGATATTTCAAGAGATATTCTGAGACGCTGTGAAAGTTTAATTCACAATGAATACAGCTATTTAGATGCATCTCCTCATGTCAAGCTCTGTCAACACATCTCGACATAGCTCGCAAAATTCCGTAGATCATTCCGTAGATCATAGTAACCGGTTGGTCGAGGGACACAATGCCGAAGCTGGAACTCACGGACAAAACAATCAAGGCCGCGAAAGTATCGGAAGGTACTCGTAAGCTGGATTTATTCGACACGCTGGCACGAGGACTATGTATCCGCGTTGGTGCTGGTGGGGTGAAGACGTTTTACTTCGTCTATAGTGACGCATCTGGAAAACGTGTTTGGAACAAGCTTGGCGAGTACGGGGAGCACACCGGGCAATTTACGCTCGCCGCAGCACGGAAACAGGCCAAGGAGCTTCGTGGATATGTCGCCGGAGGAAATGACCCGGCAGCGGAGAAACGCTCCGAGCGAGCCGCTCTGACGGTTTTTGACATGGTCGAGAATTATCTCACCCGCGCCGTTGCCAGCCGCCGCTCCGTTGACGAGATCGCACGCCGTCTACGAAAGAACGTCAGCGGCAAAGATTCAGAAGGCAACCCCCTTGTAGACGATAAGGGGAAAAGCACCGCATCAGAAGGCGTCATAGGTAACGTGAAACTTTCCGACCTCCACCGTCGCGACCTGACCAAGTGCATTGACGCTTTGAAGGATCGCGGTGCACACGTTGAAGCGAACAGACTCTTTGAGGATATTCGCGCCATGGTTCGGTGGGCGCGAGGCCGAGGCGATCTTGACGAGAACCTGACCGAGAACATGCGGAAGCCGACCGAGACCGCCCCTCGTGAGCGCTGGTTGACCGAGGACGAGATTAAAATCGTCTGGAAGGCCCTGCCCGATGCCGACATGCGCGAAAGCACCCGCCGCATCATCCGCCTTTGCCTTATCACAGGCCAGCGCGTTGGCGAGGTCAGCGGCATGACCCGCGAGGAGCTTTCGGACGATGCAACGCTATGGACGATTCCGGGCGAGCGAGCGAAGAACAAACAGCAGCATAAGGTGCCGCTTTCTAGCCTCGCGATGCAGATCATCCTAGAGCAACAAGCCGATGTTGAGGCACTGGCAGCACGGAAGGGCCGCGACGTGCCGGACGAGATTTTCCCGTCCCCGGGATTCCATGGCCCCGCCGGGGCCGACAGCATCCCGAAGGCGTTAAAGCGCTTGGACGTCAACGGCAATGTTCTTGGCGTTCCTGCATGGACGCCTCA
This genomic window contains:
- a CDS encoding MFS transporter produces the protein MHWRSLAAAIATISAVGAAIGLGIPLLSVLLESRGHSASLIGANTAVAGLASIVAAPLAAPIAARLGVVKAIFLMLIIGSGAFLGFHFFQPLWAWFALRIVLHFALTVLFVLSEYWINASAPPEKRGLVLGIYSTSLSLGFALGPWLFSKIGSTGGLPFYVGFVIILIALIPVAFAWRDSPDFEEGEHVPFLPFIFAVPTATMAVFVFGAVETGGFALFPVFGARIGYPEADAALLLTMIGLGNVLMQIPLGLVSDRISDRRKLLLFCATTGLIGMIALPYLMQHWYLMAAILFLWGGVVAGLYTIGLAHLGSELTGRELASANAAFVFCYAIGMLAGPQAVGVGMDMLGPKGFPMTLGVFFAAYALFAAGRLLLRKKRA
- the rnk gene encoding nucleoside diphosphate kinase regulator — protein: MSGKNRKKPNIVVSEIDYERLMGLATNVSERLEEIAEELMVELDRAKVVPAKRLPQNVIHMGSTVEFRSNDGQERRVTLVYPGEADIAQGKISILTPIGTALIGLAPGQSISWTARDGKQHELNVLSVSNEAQVSAANPAAE
- a CDS encoding DUF3572 domain-containing protein, with translation MKTLMSQADAEAIAIEALAWLAQDKDLLPRFLALTGIEAASIRQAAREPGFLAGILQFFLTHEPTLLRYCEEAGRDPATIEKALSYLPGGLNQHL
- a CDS encoding PleD family two-component system response regulator; the encoded protein is MTARILVVDDVDSNVKLLEARLLSEYYEVITAYSGPEAIELCLGGQIDVVLLDILMPEMDGFEVCRRLKDDPRTSNIPVVMVTSLDGVDDKIRGLEAGADDFLSKPVSDLQLLSRVKSLARLKLVSDELFQRTGTVADAEVETLLASKMGGNYADKDEVARILIVDEDELAAARLRLILGETYRVDVASDANTALIRAIDTDYDSIVVSANFTYYDPLRLCSQLRTIERTRLVPIILVVREDEGALVVRALELGVNDYLMRPLEKLELFARLRTQIKRKCYNDLLRQSLNRTITMAVTDSLTGLHNRRYLDTHMPVLLTRAMGRERPLSVIMLDFDHFKRINDQYGHDAGDDVLREFATRLRKNIRGMDLMCRYGGEEFVVVLPDSDVEAAKAVAERIRIAVSDTPFAVANGKHKVNLTISMGVAGLRLMGDSADALFSRTDAALYQAKKGGRNRIVSSAA
- a CDS encoding response regulator, translating into MPKSVMIVEDNELNMKLFRDLIEASGYETIRTRNGLEALDLAREHRPDLILMDIQLPEVSGLEVTKWLKDDDELRHIPVIAVTAFAMKGDEERIRQGGCEAYISKPISVPRFIETIKSYLGDA
- the rpmG gene encoding 50S ribosomal protein L33, with product MAKATTIKIKLLSTADTGFFYVTKKNSRTMTEKMTKTKYDPIARKHVEFKETKIK
- a CDS encoding DNA polymerase IV — its product is MADTIAPNSSEKGVCRDCLAPQKSHTGRRCHACGSPRLLRHSELYKLSLAHIDCDAFYASVEKRDNPELRDKPLIIGGGKRGVVSTACYLARIHGVRSAMPMFKALEACPDAVVVKPNMEKYVRVGREVRQMMRDLTPLVEPLSIDEAFLDLSGTERLHKAPPAIVLASFAKRVEDEIGISASIGLSYCKFLAKVASDIEKPRGFSVIGEAEALTFLRDRSVSTIWGVGKAFAAKLESDGIRSIGQLQTMEEGALVKAYGTMGQRLYRLSRGQDSRKVEPDHDMKSVSAETTFNNDLSDANDLVPVLRALAEKVSRRLKASEIAGRTVVLKLKTHDFKSRTRNRQLSDPTQLADRIFRHGLQLLEKELDGTRFRLLGIGVSELSSSDRADPPDLVDTQATKRAVAENAIDKLRNKFGLSVVETGYTFSKGNLARPQMPPDRDDQH
- a CDS encoding tyrosine-type recombinase/integrase — translated: MPKLELTDKTIKAAKVSEGTRKLDLFDTLARGLCIRVGAGGVKTFYFVYSDASGKRVWNKLGEYGEHTGQFTLAAARKQAKELRGYVAGGNDPAAEKRSERAALTVFDMVENYLTRAVASRRSVDEIARRLRKNVSGKDSEGNPLVDDKGKSTASEGVIGNVKLSDLHRRDLTKCIDALKDRGAHVEANRLFEDIRAMVRWARGRGDLDENLTENMRKPTETAPRERWLTEDEIKIVWKALPDADMRESTRRIIRLCLITGQRVGEVSGMTREELSDDATLWTIPGERAKNKQQHKVPLSSLAMQIILEQQADVEALAARKGRDVPDEIFPSPGFHGPAGADSIPKALKRLDVNGNVLGVPAWTPHDLRRTCATHMEMLGVSPHVIGHCLNHISTTKATVTTAVYARYDYAKEKAEALSLWSDRLTAITSGSGAKVLPMRKNAK